The following DNA comes from Pleuronectes platessa chromosome 9, fPlePla1.1, whole genome shotgun sequence.
ttctcattgtttATGGTGAAAAGgacacagagctgtgtgtgtgtcattgggCCTCAGTCACCAACCATTCTGAAGAAGAAATCTCTTCTTAAAACCCGTTGAGCCAGGTTTACACAGATTCTGAattcacaaatgttttcttatctgggatttgttcttgttttaaGAACAAAATCTACACACATTGAATAGCACTTTAAGAACACTTGACAACTGACTTGTGTCAAATAAtcagttattgtgtttttaactttaaattctACAGCTGTATTATAAGATTGAAATTACCATAATATCTTTCCATTAGTATCTTAAAAAAATGACAGACAAGTTTCAGTGCATATCATAACTTTTTTTAACACATGGAAATTTAGGAGAggggaacaaacacacagaatattTGGTCTATACTGCCAAAGATTAAGTGTAatcttttaaacacaaacatgttggaGGGGAAAACATTTTGTCACAAAAATAGTCACCCCTCTTTAGGTTTCACATACTagtgtttaaaaatgaaatgtgtcatatGTTCTATAATTTTACTGCTACAACTTTAAGTTAAAACTGACTCCATGTCTGTGGTAcagtgctcctcctctctcttctgtgtTTGACATTATCTATTTTGACTTCCAAACTTCAAAATGAGATCTAACATTTTGAGCTACACATGATGAATTCCTGGTAAGATTTATGATGTTTCCTTGTgaaacaaatacagatgaagAAACAaaatcttcacctcttcacatTTTTTGAAAAGCCCCCCAAAAAATCTACAATCTGTTATGGAGAAGGCTCTCTTATTTAAAGTGCTGAAAAGTCATGTCCATTCGAAGGCCCTAACTTGTGATGAGGATGGTGCATTGACAGTAAATTAGTGACGGACCCAATGAGATCAATTTTTATGTTTGGAATATTTCCTTGAACTGAATGTACAGTACAGTTTCGCTCCTGATATTGTCTTATGACAATAAGATCTACATTAAGTGCATTTATCTCTCTCATGTCATATTTGTAGTATTATTGACTACATGACGTATTGGACCATTTAATGCTGGAGTTATTAAATTACTGGGTGGTTGCGTCCCTTCTATAAGGAGTTTTGTCATGTTGTTACCTTaactaaggaggttatgttttcattgtggATAAAGGACTTGTTTTTTGAATGacattctttaacattgtgaggtaGGGCATTTGAAGATGTGATTTCTAAAAGTCTGTGCAATTTGAGTTAGCTTGATGGACTCTAAggggacttttgggccttggcCTATGTTTATGCTCTACTGAGCACCATTCTAGTTGTTTTATGTACCTGGGTTGAGGTGAAAGTTGTGGAACAGAGATGGTGGGCTCACTGTCGTGTCTCTTCAACTCCACCTCCACTGTGATGGTTTGCTGATCCTCCTCACGCACACGCAGCTCCTCCTGGGtcctgaacacaaacaataacacacacagaggaaatgaaacacgtttggaaaacacacacacccagccacATCCTAGAAACAGGAAGAATGGTTCTACTCATAAACGCACTGTTCCACAGGCTGCCCTCGCagttctcctctgacctcccacCACACCCAGCATATGTAATGCTGTGAAAACTAAAGCTAACAAACCTCAACACATTATAACATTATAACAGCTGAGTTAATCCTGTTTGAAATGGTTTATAGAGTGAAAGTAGCTTTCATAGTTCTGACTCACCTCCCATCATGGGTGAGAGACTGGGTGTGTCGCCTGGAAACAGAGAGCACAGTGTCAGTACAAGCTGAGAACTGCAGCATTCAGCCAACATGCTGCATATAACCTTCACGAGTAACTGCTGATCAGTTTTTTCTGATTAATTCAGATTTTTaggattttatatattttatattaatacatTATACATATCTTAAACATGTATTAAATactcaaaataaatgtattataaatACAATATCAACAGCACTTTGGGAGTAAAGACTCAGATTTCAGTGGATGATGCCAATGTTTTAAAAtaggtgtaggtgtgtgtgtgtgtgtgtgtgtgtgtgtgtgtgtgagtacctGTAGCGGGGGTTCTCTGCTGTGTCACATGGGGATCTCTCAGGGATGGACAGAGAGGTGGTCGAAGACAGAGTGGTGGCGATTGATGCTGTGGTGGCTTCTTCAAATGATGGAGGAGTGCATGGAAGAAGATCTGGTCGACCTGGATTAAACAGAGaaagatttttacaaattaTCTATTGAGAATGCACCCAGCGATATGCTGGTGAGCTTCCAGGGTGGACCCAATATGAGCTGGGACTGGCTCCAGACTCCGCTGTGACTCTCAAAGTATAAcaagtatagataatggatggctTTATTGATAGATAAGATAGCGGGATCCTGTGAATTATATTGTTTTGCACTTATTTCTGAGGTTCTGTAATGCTTATTTACTATTTTGATTACCATGGTAAAGCTACAAGTCCGTTTGTTGACTATGCCCTGCAAACATCATCAGTACTACAGTTTAGAAAAGAAGACATAACATGTTCATGTCATGTGAATAGAAGCTGCAActttttctggatatttcactCAAAGAGACCAGAAGccaattttaatattttagttCTGTCACTATTTTCATTAGACTGTGTTATTTACCCTCGTCATCCAGCGTTGGGAAGCTGCGAGCTCCTCTCAGGTCGTAAATGTTCTCATCCCTCTCAGAGGGCAGCTGGCTGGCTGACCAGGCTGCACCAGGACCAGTGCACTTAGGCACCATCAAAGACACTCGACCCTTCTTAGATGGAGACGACTTCAGGGCTGAGAGacaaaacaaagttaaacacaTACAACTTGAGAAAACTGTCAGATTGAAAGATCCACTAAAGATCAAATCAGGCCTTTAAATCCAACTACCTCCTTCTAGCTAATGTTTTTTGGAGCTCATTCCAGAATAACCAGGATATCACATATTGCTTTGAAGCCCTATTGCAGTGAATTCTTTGCTTTTGAGGAAAAGGAAAGCTGCGCAGGCATCAAACTGATGTTCTCTCACATGATATGAAGCAGCACCTAATAAGGCAGTTAGCTACTGTGTCTGATAGTCCTGTCAAAGCTCGGCAGTAAAATAGACAAAAAGCCTGGCATCTGACATTGACTCAGTAGTTCATCCCACACGACTCTGTTTGACTATGTAAGGCAGTGTCTCGACGTAAGGTTAAACTCACAGGAACTCTTCCTGAAAACCGTGTTGCTCATGAACTTGAAGAACCTATCTGCATAGAAGCCAGGCCGGTGGACCGACACGGTgtcctgaggagagacagaaacccAGAGATTAATGAGACAAGTGGTGCGAAGATAAGATTATCAAACCAGAGCTTTAATTAGATTAATTATCTATAAGTCTCTGAGTGTCCCGTTTAAGTATTCTTTTAACCCACCAGACcgaacaacacacatacacaaaaaaagagccaaatgacagagagaaacacgGTCAGACGAGGCTAACAGACACATCTCTTCATTATTTATGTTGCAGCAGACGGAGATCCCACTGCCAGCAGTCTGACAGATGACACTTGGTGTTTGGTtttgagagaaaagaggaaaggagCAAGGGATGAAGGAGACAGAAGTGAAGCTCCTGCCTCCCTACTGAGTTATTATAAGCCTTTTGCATCAATACCGCCGGAGTTCACGATTAGGAACATCTTTAAATGCGTTCACGCAACTCGGCCAACTGCATGTAACACATTGAAGAGTGTATTTTCCATTATCATCCTGAGCAGTGACGCACAGGAGGCTGTTACGGGGTTAGTCGCTCTCCCACTCGTATCTTGTGTATGAGTGTgctcagagagggagagtggtaTGAGTAAGTGAGAGTGGGTGGTTGGGTGGTTGGGATCGGCGGTTGGGGGTAATGAAATGGCTGATTGCTTCTTGAGAGCATGTCACTGGTGCCAATGTAAATTCTCGAGTGTACAAGGAGATGGGAGGTGCGATGGAGTCAAGGGATATGTGGTTGCTGAGAGAAAACGAAAACCTATTTGGTCGATTTTTGTGTATCAGATTTAGGGCCCATgttcatcaaataaaaaatctctAATTTGTAACATACAATTTTTCATAATTTAGTCTGATGCTACAGTTGTAAGCTGATAGTGAATCATGGATGTTTTCAAGGTCCAGTGGTttgacagacagatgagagaaGGCGTGAGCCAGCCACAGCAGTGCACACAGCTCTACAATGAAGCACCAGCGCAAAACACTAAGTTAGAGAACTATCATGATATCATGAGAAGGGGCCGCCAGATACTGAGCCAACAGTCTTTTCTTACACTTTACCACCTGGTGGGAAAAGTTCCACACAGTGGTATCCCTACTAGTCTTTCCTTGTTTATGGAAGTAAACTTATATTTCTTAATTTATGTGCTcagggtttgttgttgttaaaatgTCCCATGCTGCATTTTGATTCCCACACACTTCTCAAATAGCACAATAGTAAACATGCATTATTTATGCATGACAGATGGAGATTGAGCCATTGATTCAGGTTGACACtacacagtctctctctttctctctctctctctctcaccacagTAACAAGCTGACTGCTCATAAATATGATTTACTGTGGACAAAGCTCAGTAATGTATTATCCTAATGACAATGACAGAAAACAATGCAGATGGAGTGTAcactaataataaaatatttgctTCATTAAAAACAACTGTGGCTGGTCATAGGCTTATAATCAACATGTGAGTAATCCACAGTTCTGCCTTAAACTGCTTCTAATAAGCttgcatacacaaacaaacccataaacatgaataaataaacagaccTGTACGCTGAGACTGTTAAATCAATGTGTGAGGAGACAGGGAGGGTGTAGCGGCTGAACCATGGGAATATTCTCAGATTTACAGGATGAGAGAGAGTAAGATGGACAGATGGGGAAGGGGATGAGCTGCCAGAGATGAAAATCCACACTGACAGATAAGCGCTTCGTCAAACCAATAAAGTTTGCCAGAGTTGAAGCTAATAAAAATCCTCAAACACGCAAAGatctgaaaacaaataaagcttgaGGCTCAAGTGAATCATGTTTGGTACAAGCTAAAGGTAACAGAGCTTCCTTTGTGTGCTTTCCCAGAGGAGGACCTGGTCTGTCGTGAATAATGTCAGAATAATATCATAATAAAAGATACATTTATATTCAAAAAGTTCAGGTGCAAATTATTTTGATGATATGTCCCCTAAGCACCTACAGAATATAAAAGAGCAGATCCTTAGGTCAGAATAGTTTTCTCAATAATAAAGAAAAGCTGGTTatgaaaaaaagtaaattatgaTTGGCTgtataaaaaacacacaggtgGAAAAATCCATGTGTAGAGGGGGAAGTGCTGCCCTCAATGGACTGTATATGTCAGGAGGAGGGATCTATGGATGGCCGACGACACACTGatcattacatcacattagagttgatgttttgttgatcGTTTGTGTGCACAATATACAGCAGTTCCTGTTCCTGCATGTGATTGGCTGTGTCTCTGGACAGAGCTATTAAAAACTCACCCCGTCGTGAACCAAAGCTTTCCACGAGTGCTCCAGTTTCTTGATTAGcctgcagaggcagagagacgcACACTTAAAGTGATGATAACCATGTCTTATATATAAGGGTCATAAACAAATTAATATAAGCAACGTGcctataaaatgtgttgtctcTGATGTTGTTTCAGTTTATGCACAAAAAATGTCTGCTGCAGTAGGAAGTATCTAGACACAGACATTCATCCTACATCTGAATCCTGCGACACACTGGAGAATATAAAACTGAAGGAGTGACTACATATAATCCCATGGTCTCTGTGATGATCACCTGTAAGACTGCAGGATATCGATGATCCCGATGTAAAGAAGAAGTCGCTCTCCCTTTCCATTGACAGCTGGGATACCGCCCATCCTAAAATGAGAAGCCAAAACAAAACAGCACAATCGAGTTTGTCAATCAGACTGCAGGACTGTTTTTCAGCTGATGTGATTTGATACGATATCCTGTGAATCAATAATTGATCTGTCAAAATTGAATCATCAAAACCAGAGTTAAGACACAggtttttttccagattttgtTATCATCCCGCAGCAATTTTTACTCTGTATAAGTTTGCATATTATGAAACATATATTCTATATGCCTGATAAGGCTTAACCTAAATCATATAAATCCAGAATCTTAGAGGAATTAAAACCATTTTGATGAAGCATTGCGTTAATTCATGCAGGACACGGAGGCATGTGCTCAGCTGTCATAAACTGTCAGCTACCGACAACTACACTGATCCCTGCTCAGCTAAAGTGCCACTTATGCTCTGCTGCCGCAAACTTGCCTCCACCGCCCCAGCCTCCACCTTTTAGCACTGAGTCCAAACATGGTTGTGGTAAATGGTATTCATCTGGAACAAAATGTATCTTGCCTGCTACGCCCACTGGGGGGTTTTGCACGTGTTCCCTGTTTTATCTTAGCATGCTGCTTGGCTAATACAGGGAACATCCAAAGAATGGAGCCATCCGCGccaaaaataactttatttccctttgtgCAATCACtggttaaaacattaaaaagtgtTCCTGACTGAAAAGCATTGGATTCCCACAGTACCTATATTGGATGCTATTAACAATAACTTACAACAGATATATCTCAGTTAACGAAATATATGTGATGATGATTACggtttttattgtgaaggagCTAATGGaagtgtttgacattttaaacattacTTTAAATCACAAACTCACATCACTTCAcatggtgtttttttctcaagtTTGTGTCATCTAATTAATTATATTCATTCCACATCAGATCTGTGGGAGCCCTGATTAGATGAATTGATTAAGAGGCAGCAGTACATCACACACAGGGTTAATCAATACTTGATCCAATCCTTGTCAGTGTAAGAGTTCAACTTTGACCAAATAATTCAAAATCCCATAACCAAGCAGCATCCCACTGCACTGGGAAGGTGTTGCTACTGTGCTCTACTGTATCATCTAAACAGCTGACAGAAAATGTTATCAATTTATCTGGAAACTGAAAGCAAGTTAGTTTATATAAGAGCAGGTCAAAGTGTCTGAACTCTTAATGTGTAATCAATCAAAGTCAatactttgtttaaaataaacatcCTTTATTCAAGCGATAGTAGCATTCTAATTAACTATCGACCATTCAATCCACACTGAACCAACAGCCAAAGATTGTCTGCCTTAACACTACCAACTGATTGATGGGGAAATATCAAGCTTGTTATTTTCAGATTTCACTTTTTAGATTAAAAGAAAGGATATCTGGAATTGATTGTGCATACTCACACTGAAAATGttagatttaaatactgaaCAGGATAAAATGTCTAGAAACATTAATAATTTACAGGTGAAGTACTCTTGGCAGTCGCAGTTAAAGATTAAGCACTTCAGATGAAAATGTTCTGCCTAATAAAGCTTTATcgtgtttattattgttaatatctATAACTGGCCTCCGCTGCCAACAGCCCCATGTCACTCTGGCTAAACTCACGTGTCGTCAGTGTCGATGGACCCTCCGCAGGCTGCTCCTCCCTGGATGGACTCCATGGCTGTGGAGTACAGGGCCTTCTGCTGGGCCACGGGCCTCTTCTCGTCACTGCCGCCCTCcatctgcctctccctctccgcCTGGTCTATGTTGTGAACGCCGAGCAACAGACTGTAGTCCATGATCTTGAAGCTCTCCAACACCTGAGCAAATACAGACACATGTGAGTGTCCTGCGATTGACAGACACGGGGTGTATAAAACCGTCTGAAAGCTTTTATCTGTGGTGGATAGCAGCTTCAGCACCAGAGGGAATTAGACCTGTAACAGTGGAGATGTTGGtgctacacacaacacacagtcatGCATACACTGAAGCATGTAAACACTAATAAACAATTTATAAGAGTGTGTGAGCAGAAACTCTCTCCCATGCACTGGCCCTGTAAATGTTAACATGAGGTGGTGATTTACAGGTCAATGGTCGCAATGGACAACTTGTTAAACATCTAACAGGTGAAAAAGCTCAAATGTATAGTGAAGGAACCTGGGAATGCCAAATACTATCATGAACAGCTTTATCTCTTTCTGCCTTCTTCTCTCCCATCTCCTTCCTCTAGTCATACTACTAGCAGTTATTCTCTTTTATCCATCAGGGCACCAACAGCATCATCTCTGTTCTTTTTCTCCATTTACTTTTGCAGAGTTCATCCATGTCGCTTTATTTCCCTCATTTGCTTTGGGACACTGCATTTTGATGCACTTACTCTTTCCTTCTACCCTCCCTCTATTTCTCATCTCCTTGCATAGCATCTATTCCCGATATATAAAGACTCTTGATCGGGATGTCATATGGACCTCAGAATTACTATACCCCCTTTTACTAACCACGTGAGCTACCTTTCATTCTACCCTGCCAGGGCTCTCTCATTTCTATCTCAGGTATAAATTCAGCAAGCAACAAATCTTTACACAGCAACTATACAACTCTGTTTGTCTTACCAGGCAGTCTCTCTGTAGGGTTTTGACGAGCGCATTGTAGGTGTCTACGTCCAGCATCAATGCGTCCTGCAGGTCCTGCATGAAGTCCAGGTCTTTGAAAGTGGGCCTggccttctccctctccttctttgATGCTCGCCTCTTGTAGGTGGAGCCCTTCAGGTCAAATTTGAGGTGCATGCGAACCACACGGGGCAGGACGTTGTTCATCACAACCACGCGGATGTTTTTCCCGCCCGACTGGACGCAGTAGAGACCGAAAAACTTGGGCAGCAAAGTGCGAGGGTTTTGATTCAAGTTCTGGAGAGAAAGAATGAGAGAGACAGCAGACGATCTTAAAAAGGCTCATAACTTGGTGTAAGTTTCGGAGCTTTGACCGGACGCTGGGTAAGAACTTTACAGCGGAACCAGCTTGTGTGGGGAAATGTTGGCACAAGCCATTAACACATTttgcatgatttttttttaatatgtaccTGTGAGCAAGAGGTGCTAAGGAAATTATTCTTGACACTCTGAGGGATCTGAAAGGGTTTGTTATCACAGCATATCCAGAAAGTCAAGACAACAACACGTGAAGCATTTTTTCATTCCAAGGGATCTgggaataaaaaatacatgagcaGTACGATAGGTGATACACCTAGTGCGAACAGTTAATTTGTTAAGCATACATGATTCTCTGTGTACACATACTTTGGTTACAGTGTCACA
Coding sequences within:
- the pip5k1ca gene encoding phosphatidylinositol 4-phosphate 5-kinase type-1 gamma; the encoded protein is MEAAAEGAVGLSEAGDGSPLSGAAASDDGDTVVGVSYGMDAADMDAAAKKAFITEMPSSSGLPGQGKKMGHRGVDASGETTYKKTTSSALKGAIQLGIGYTVGNLSSKPERDVLMQDFYVVESIFFPSEGSNLTPAHHFPDFRFKTYAPVAFRYFRELFGIRPDDYLYSLCNEPLIELSNPGASGSVFYLTKDDEFIIKTVMHKEAEFLQKLLPGYYMNLNQNPRTLLPKFFGLYCVQSGGKNIRVVVMNNVLPRVVRMHLKFDLKGSTYKRRASKKEREKARPTFKDLDFMQDLQDALMLDVDTYNALVKTLQRDCLVLESFKIMDYSLLLGVHNIDQAERERQMEGGSDEKRPVAQQKALYSTAMESIQGGAACGGSIDTDDTMGGIPAVNGKGERLLLYIGIIDILQSYRLIKKLEHSWKALVHDGDTVSVHRPGFYADRFFKFMSNTVFRKSSSLKSSPSKKGRVSLMVPKCTGPGAAWSASQLPSERDENIYDLRGARSFPTLDDEGRPDLLPCTPPSFEEATTASIATTLSSTTSLSIPERSPCDTAENPRYRRHTQSLTHDGRTQEELRVREEDQQTITVEVELKRHDSEPTISVPQLSPQPSEAQEVAGAEAPDAAEPSTCSSVPEAAPSSAPAVPSSPGEAEEAASTPKLVVVEAEVDRASQMSGSGCTSQASVDDDDDVPITDIYF